The DNA window TTCCAGGCACACCCCACCTTCTTTGCTGGCTGGCCATTCGCTGGTGCCGGTATGCAGCTGCGGCCCGTGGTGCCGCAGGCTTTGCATGGGCTGGCAATACGCTAAGTGATACACCCCTTCCTGTTCCACCCACACCCGGCTGTTTTTGTAGGCCAGGGTTTTGTCTTTCAACACACGCAAATCATTACCGGCCACGCTCAGGCCCGGCCCGGCCAGTGCTTCGCGCTCACTCCAGGTGAGCTGGCGGGAAGGGTCGAATAATTCAAACTGCCCCAGTTCGGTGGCGCCCATGTGCTGGCGCAGCCGGTTAAAGGCCTCGTCCTGCAGAAAGTCGGGCAGCTTCATGGCGCTATCTGGTCCAGAATGGTGGCGATGCGGCTTTCGGCATCGGTGCGCACGCGGAATTCTACCCGCCGTGAACGGTCGGGATTTTCCGTGCCCTGCTCGTTGCGGATAACCTTGGCGGATGACAAACCGTTGGCGGTCAGGTGGCTTTTCAGCCAGTTTTTATCGGCCTGCACCGGCGGCAGGCCCAGCACATAGGCCAGGGTTGAGCGGGTGCGCTGCTGTGACAGGTTCATATTGCGGATATAGGAATCATCATCGCTGGCAGCACCCGACCAGGCGCTGGAGGTGTGGCCTTCAATGCGCACTTCGAGAATGTCGTCGCGGTATTGCTCCTGGGTGATGATGCGGATATAACGCGGAAAAAAATCGGCCAGAATGGCTTCAAACTCGCGCTTTAATACGGCATCGCCCTGGTCAAACAACACTTCGCTGTTGTTGAAGCGGAAGGCCAGATCTTTATCCAGCTCCGCCCCCCAGCGTTCCATATCGGGCGCAAATTCACGCTGCAGGTCTTCATACAGCTGGGTACGCAGAGTGTCGTACAGAATGGCCACGTCGCGGATTTTATTACGCTCGGTTTCGACGTTGATCATAAACACCACGGCCACCAGCATGAACACCATCATCAGGCCGGCCATCAGGTCAGACACCGCTACCCAGTGGCCTTCCTGTTCTTTCAGTTGTTCCAGTTCGTTTTCATTCATCGATGCGTTCTGCCATGGCCACCAGGCGTTGCAGTTTTTCGGTCAGCGGTGAGTAATCGCTGACAAACTTTTCCGACAGCGCGGTCAGCTGCATACCAAAGGATTTCAGTGCTTTGTTGAGTTCGGTTTCCATGCTTTCATCCAGCACGGTTACCTGCCGCTCGACCCGCTCACCCAGACGCTGCAGTTGCGCCAGACTTTGCTGTTGCTGTTCCTGCAGGCGCTGATTGCTGCTGGCCTGCATCTGTTGCAGTTGTTGTTCCGTATTGCGCTGCATTTTGGTCAGTTCTTCCACCGCCCAGCGTTGCTGCATTTGCAGGGCGTCAGACATGCCCTGGGTCAGCCCCACTACCCGCTCTTCCAGTTTCGGCAGGCCATCGGCGGCGTGGTTGACCAGATCGGCCAGGCTGCCCAGCTGCGATTGCAGGTTCTGTCGCTGCGCTTCCAGACCGTTCAGCAGATCCTGCAGCGATTCAGAAATTCCGTTAAAGGCGTTGGCGTGTTTCACCATGTATTCAAAGGCTTCACCGGCTTCGCTCATGGCGCTGGCGGTGCGTTCCTGCTCACCAATTAAAGTGCCCAGCTGCTCTTTGTAGTTTTGCTGCCATTCCAGCATGGCAATCACCGATTCGTTCAGGCGCTTGAAGTTGTCGCCGTACTGTTCGTTGATTTTGGTGTTGAACTCGCGCATTACCATTTCAATGGCGTGCACCAGCGCTTTGGCGTTGGCTTCGGCCTGCCGCTCCTGGTAGGTTTCCAGGCTGCTGATGATGTCGTTCATGCGGTCGAGGGTTTGTAAGTGCTGACGTCCAAGCTGCTGCGGCAGGCCGCTGTCGGCCGCCGGGTTCATCACATCGGCCAGATGTTTCAGCGAGGCGTCCAGATCATCAATGGTAGCGACCCGGGTTTGCTGCACTTCGCGGCGGGCAGTCTGCGCCACGGCACCCCGGATTTTCAGCGTTAACGCCCCAAGCAGGCCCACAATAGACGACCAGAAGGCGGTTTTCAGGCCGTCCATTAATTTGGGCACACTGCCGTGAATATCGGCGGTATCGAAATGCCACAGGCCTAAGGCCACGCCCAGAAAGGTACCGAAAATACCAATACTGGTAAGAATATTGGGCGCTACTTCTGCGGTGCGGATGCTGTAGCGGTAAAAGTGGAAAAAGAACGTCAGCGCCGTAATTACGACGATTAAGCCCAAGGTCCACAGGGAAAACTGCTCCATCATGGGTGTTGTCTCTCTTGCCCGGCCGGGTGTATGTGGCCATCAGTTTAGTGCATCCTGCCTGTTTTAGCCTACCGCGTGGGGATATTCCTTTTTTATTGGCCAGCGGGCTAAATAGACCTTCTTTTATCCGTTCAGTCTGCACAAGGAGCAATCATGCTGATCAGTAATATGGAAGTGGTTCCGGGTAAGCGCGTGGTGCGCCATCTGGGGCTGGTACAGGGCAGCACGGTCCGCGCCAAACACGCTGGCCGTGACCTGATGGCGGGCCTGAAAAATATTTTTGGTGGCGAGCTGAAAGGCTATACCGAGCTGCTGTCGGAATCGCGCGATGAAGCGTTGAACCGTATGACTGAGCAAGCCCGCCTGCTGGGCGCCAATGCGGTGCTGAACGTACGCTTTTCCACGTCGTCCGTGGCCGCTGGTGCGGCAGAAATTTTTGCTTACGGCAGTGCGGTGCAGCTGGAGGACCGTTAATGGAACAGCTGCTTACCTTTCTGGTACTGCTGGCGCTGGGGTTCGGTTTTGGTCGCTGGGCCGAGAAACGTCATTACCGCAGCATTCATGCGCGGGAGGCTATTTTACGCGGGCTGATCGTCGTGCCCGACCGGATGCCGCCCATTCAATACCAGCATTATCACAGCAACCTGGTGACCGGTTCGGTGGTGGTATCGGTCGACTATTTCAAAACCGTAGCCGCGGGTTTGCGCAGTTTTATTGGTGGCCGCATCGGTGCCTATGAAAGCCTGCTGGATCGCGCCCGCCGTGAGGCGATTTTGCGTATGCAGGAAGATGCCCTGCGTCAGGGCGCCGAGGCGGTGTTTAACCTCAAGTTTGAAACCGCCCGCATCGGTCAGAATGCCGGTAAAGGGCTGGGGTCGGTTGAAGTACTGGCCTATGGTACGGCGTTAATTCCACCGCAGCACCCGCTGCCATGAAAACGCCGCTGCCATCCGGTAATCCGCAGTTACCCGATACCATCAACAACCAGGACACCCACCCGCTGGCCGATTTTCTCTGGCTGGCGGCAGGTTTGCTGGGCACACTGGTTTTACTGATGCTGGTGCTGGCCGTTGCCGCCCATTGGTTAGGGCCCAGGCTGCCGTATCAGTGGGAACGCCAATGGCTGAGTGGCGACACGCCGGTGTCCAGCGAGGCAATGGCCACTGCTGACGAAGGCCAGCAGGCCTTGCAGCAACTGCTGGATAAGCTGCTGCAACAGGAAGCGGAGCCGCTGCCGGTTAGCGTACACTGGCTGCCCGATGAAGCGCTGCCGAACGCCTTTGCCACCTTAGGCGGGCATATTTTTATTACCCAGGGCTTAGTGCAACAGGTGTCGTCAGAAAATGCGCTGGCGATGGTGCTGGCGCACGAATACGCCCATATCGAACAGCGCCATCCGGCCATTCTGCTGCTGGAGCAGTTGTCTTTTATGGTGCTGGCCACCCTGATGGGCAGCGACGTTACCGGCACATTGGGGCAACACACCGGCATGCTGACCATAATGGCCTTCAGCCGGGATATGGAACGTGATGCCGATGCCCGGGCGCTGCAGCTGTTACAGCAGCATTACGGCCATACCGGCGGTGCCAGCGAGTTTTTCGACAACATGTTGCAACAGCGCGATGAACCGGGCTGGAGCGCCATGTTCCAGACCCACCCGCTGACCGCAGAGCGTATCGAACGGATTGCCGCCACCCAGCCCGGCAGCGGAGCATTAACCCCGTTGCCGGCGGTGTTCAAAGCACCTTGAGGGTTACGGCGTTAAGGGTTCAGCGAGCCTGACAGTAAAATCGGAGCTCGCTGAACGCTCAACCCTGAACGCTTAACCCGCTGTTACAGATTATCCAGATACCGCTCAGCATCCAGCGCCGCCATACAACCCGTACCGGCCGAGGTAATGGCCTGACGGTAAATATGGTCAGACACATCGCCAGCGGCGAATACGCCTTCAATGCTGGTTTGGGTGGCGTTGCCGGCCAGACCGCTCTGTACCACCAGATAGCCGTCTTTCATCTCCAGCTGGCCGGCAAAAATACCGGTGTTCGGCGAGTGGCCAATAGCCACGAAAATGCCTTCCAGGTCGATGTTCTCTGTGGCACCGGTGTCACGGTTTTTAATGCGCATACCGGTGACGCCGGCGTCATCGCCCAGCACTTCGTCCAGTTCGCTGTTCCACAGAATTTTCACATTGCCGTTGGCGGCTTTATCCAGCAGTTTGTCGGCCAGAATTTTTTCCGAGCTGAAACGGTCACGACGGTGCACCACCACCACTTCGGCAGCGATGTTAGACAGGTACAGCGCTTCTTCCACCGCGGTGTTGCCGCCACCGATTACCGCGACGCGCTTCTTGCGGTAGAAGAAACCATCACAGGTGGCACAGGCGGAGACGCCACGGCCTTTAAAGGCTTCTTCGCTGGGCAGGCCCAGGTACTTGGCGCTGGCGCCGGTGGCAATAATCAGGGCGTCACAGGTGTATTCGCCGCTGTCGCCCTTCAGGCGGAACGGACGCTGCTGCAGATCGACCGAGCTGATCTGGTCAAACACAATTTCGGTTTCAAAGCGCTCGGCGTGGGCCTTCATGCGCTCCATCAATTCCGGGCCCTGTACGCCCATCGCATCACCCGGCCAGTTATCGACTTCGGTGGTGGTGGTGAGCTGACCGCCCATTTGCATACCGGTGATGATCACCGGCTTCAGGTTGGCACGGGCAGCATACACCGCAGCGGTATAGCCGGCCGGGCCGGAACCCAGAATCAGTAACTTAATGTGGCGTGCTTCGCTCATGTGGTGGCTCTCCGGAATCAGTAACAAACAGCAGTAAGGAAAAATAACCGGCGGCCATTATAGGGGGCAATGTGGCCGGGCTCTACCGGCAAAACTTATCGTCTTATTGGTAAGGACTATCAGCCCGATGGGACGCTGCGCGCCAATCTGGCCGTATTAATGGCCTGTTTAGCCCAATCGGGTATTTTTGTTGAATTACAAGACGTTACACGCTTTATTCAGTGCTATAAATTGATGCGTCAAGCTCTCTGGCTTGTATCAGCGCCACAGCTGGTGCAGCATACGGGCATCCAATAACAAGAACTCTAAAGGTCGCGCCATGCATAAACGCCAGGAAATACAACAGAAGTCCCGTCTCGGTACACTTCTGATTCATAAAGGACTCATTACCCGTCAACAACTGGATGAAGCACTGAACGTGCAGGCTCAGCTGGGCTTACGCCTGGGTGAGGTAATGATCCAGAAAGGCTGGCTGACCGAGAAACAACTGAACAACGCCCTGCGCAAGCAGTCACGCTACCGTCTGATTGCCGCCATGAGCGCTATTCTGCTGGGGCCGTTTCAGCCGTTTCTGTCCAGCGCCCATGCTGCCGAAGACAGCTTACCGGTGGCTGAGGAATCCATTCAGCGCACGGGCATGAAAGCCCTGAGTGAACTGGAAATGGCCAGCGTCAGCGGCCAGGGCGTGATGACCAACTACGAACGCCTGCTCGACATTGTGGATAACGATCTTAAGTCCGATGAAGATGTGGCAGCCACCACGCTGGAAAGCCTGGCATCCTCACTGATTCCGGGCACCAACCTGCTGGATTCCGATGTGGAAATCAGCGGTGTTGAATACGAACCCGGCCCGCGAACCACCATTAATGCCGATGGTTCACTGGATATTCAGCTGCCCACCAACATCAAACAGATTGCCTTCCGCAATGTGCGGGTGGCTGGCAGCGAAGGTCAGCACATGGGTGATGTGATTGTACGTGACCTGAGCTTTGGTGCCGGTACCAGTGTGAAGATTCATCTGCGCTGAGTATTCTTTCCGCCCATAAAAAACGCCGCGAAATGCGGCGTTTTTTATGGCTGGCTGATACCGGTGCAATATTAACCGGCTCAGTCGTAACCAATGGCCAGTGGCACGAAAGCGACGATGGCCAGGGCAATGCCCATGCTCACCAGTGGCAACAGCATTTTTTCATGGCGGTACCAGAAGCTCTGGCCAACGGTTTCTTCTTTCGCCAGCCGTACTTCTTCTTCTCCCACCACCTGCCGGGTCAGCAGATGGTTCAACGCCACCGGCGGGCTTAAATACCCCAGCTCAAAGGCCACCAGCGTCACCATCCAGAAATGCACCGGATGAATACCGTTGTTATAGGCCACGCTGGCAATGGTGGCCGATACCAGAATAACGGCGCCGTAAGGGTCCATCACCATACCGATCACCACCAGAATACCGACCAGCACCGCCATGGCAGCCCAGGGTGATTCAAACACCAGCGGTACCATGTGCATAATTTCGGCCCGTTCAATCACCCCACCGATGCTCACCGACAAGCCCATCAGCATTAACAGCGCACCGATATGACCGGTGGTTTCGGTGGTGGCTTCGCGGATGGTTTTTTCCAGCGAATCATTACCCACGCGCAGGTCGGTCCAGGATTGCTCCAGCCGGTTTTCAACATAATCAATATTCAGGTTTTCGCGCTTCAGAACGTCTTTTTCCTGCATTAAACGCTCATAAATCAGAATCACCAGCAGCAACACCGGCAGAATAAAGGGTGCCGAAAATTCATCCAGATAGGCGTTCAGCGCCTGCGCGTAAATCAGCAGGGTAATACCAATAATCACCACATAAGGCAGCAGCGGTTTCAGCGCCTGCAGAAACTGCGGGAATACATCCTGCGGAATTTCCAGCCGTGCCGGCCCCTGGCGGGTAATCAGCGCCATCATGGCAAACAGCAGAGTGGTAAGAAAAAAGACTTTCACGCCCCAGCCAAATAACTGGTCGGTGGTTACTTCGTTATTCAGCGCAGCAATGATCACCACCAGCAAGCAGGGGCGCAGCACTACCCCCAGCGAACCGGACATGGCGGTAGCGGCTAAGGCTAACTGCCGGCGCGCACCGGCACGGCGCAGTTCCATATAAATAAGGCCACCGACGGCAATCACGAAAATACCGGAAGCGCCGGTATACGCGGTCGGGATAGCCGCAATAGCCACCACCACTACCGCCAGTAATTCCGGCGGTAAATTAAACGGGCGGAATACCGCAAAGACTTTTTGTGCCAGCTCGGTACGTTTCAACAGCATACCGATCCACACATACAGGCCGACGTTCAGGAACAGTTGCGACAGTTCCATCATCTGGTTCAGGTAAATACCGATACCGGCACTGTGGCCACTCATAATGAAATAGGTACCGGAAATAATGCACATGGTGGCGTACAGCGGTACCGCCAGCTGGGCTTTCAGGAAGCTGCCACCCGGTTTGGCTTCTTTGGGAATAAATAAAAACTGGTACAGGCTTAGCAGCAGAATAAAGGCGAAACCAATAATCCACAGATGGTGCAGAATATGGTGCTGGGTGCTGATGGCCACACCGGAATTAACCGCCACATCTTTAAAGCTGTAGACGGAATAAAACAGAATGGTGCTGGCAATTAACTGTGCGCCGGCGGCCACCCGGTAATCCATTTCGGTTTCCATCGGCCGCAGGGCAATGTGGTGGCGACGGAACAGCGCGGTAAGGCCACAAATAAGCACCAGTACGGCCAGCATAATGCGCTGGGCGTTCATGCCAAATTCGCCGAAACCGGCAATGCCTAACTCGATGGTACGGAAAATCTGCACCCCGGGGGTAATGCGTTCCACCGCCGATTCATACAGGGCATGGCGTTCGGCACACTGCAGCTGTGAGGCCAACAGCGACTGGCGTAACGCGCCTTCATTAACCGGCTCCGGCGCAAACAGATCAAATTCATCGACGCTGTTATTGGCCTGATGAATCAGACGCTGTAATTCCGCATCAATATCCATAGCCGGATTACAGCCCGGCTGCACCGGGTCAATACGCAGCTGGAAATAGCCACTCCACATACTTTCCCCCAGTTGCAATAACTGGGCATGGAGCGAACTGCTGGTATTAAGAACAACAACAAATACCAGCACCAGAAACGCTGGCAAGGCTGCCAGCCATTCATAGGCGGTACGGTGGCCGACACGCAGGGTCTGCTCCATGGGAATGTCCTCTGAAAATACTGCCAGAGCGCCGTGGCCGGCGCCTGATAATCGTTATTATTATTTTTGTACGGCCGGATTATTCCAGCTGTTCCGCACACTCGGCCGCCGCCGGCGTTTCCTGACAACGCACCCGGCGCATCAGCCGCAGCATGCGGCCGTCGTAGACGCCTTCATCACGCAGACCAATTCGCACTGAACGGAGCATTTCGTTGTATTTATCGACGTTTTCCTGGCTCAGCTCGATCCAGTATTTTTGGTCGATCTCGGCAGTATCACGGTCAATATGGGCCATCATCTGATCAAACATCGACGCGGCTTTTTCCCGTGATTTCTGACCGAAACCCGCCGGGAAGCGGTCTTTGTAAATAATCATCTGAAAATCCAGGTAAGCCAGATTAAAGCGCACTACACCGCCGTTATTGGCCAACCCTTTGTACATTTCCAGCGGTTTGTAGGCCACCGCCGGGGCGTACGCCACATCGACGCTGCCGTTATTAAAGCGGCCGGAAAAGTTCGCTGAGTTCGACGGCACCACCGAGGCACCCACATGATTCACCAGTTTGATGGAGGGTTCGTCATACTCAAAAGTGGCAATGCGTTTGCCGGATAATTCTTCCACGGTATCGACATTACGGTCACGCACGAACAGATAAATCGGCCCGGCCGGTAAAATACCCGCCACTTCATAACGGCCTTCTTCCATTAAACGGGCGGCCTGCGGCGCCGAGATGGTCTGAATCAGGCTGCGCATCACGCTGTGGGTCGGCACCCCGCCAATGGCTTCAATGGTGGCGGCAAATTTATTGAACGGCCGCGCACGGGCGCCGGTCATCAGCACCGCGTCGCATTGCTGAGCTTTAAAATCGTCGATGGCGATTTTTTCGTCGGTGTAAGCGCGCAGATTCAGGTCTACACCCCACTCCAGTGCCGCGGTGCTGTAATCACGGCTGAGACCGAACACCGAACCGTTAGCGCCCAGTGGGTCGTACACACAAAAGGTGCGTTTTTCAAGGTTGGCCCAGCTGGCAGCGCTGCCGGTTAATGCCAGTAATAAAATCCAACGCAGCATGATTAATCCTCCAGCAGATCGTCAATATTCAGGGTATTAACCGGGGTTTTTACATCGTCCCAGAAGGTGCCCAAAGCACCCACGGGTGTGCGCGAGCCGGTCCCTTCGGTCCACAAACGATCCGACACCGCCAGAATCTGCCGCGAGGCCATAATATCCATCATGCGGTAATCCGGGCTGCTGCCTTTCAGCGCCAGCGATTCACCATGACGACGAATGGCGGCGCGCAGACGCTCGGGGTTACCGGTGCTGTCGGCAATCACCACTTCAATGGCATGAGCCATGCGCACGCCGGAAGCGGTCGCCAGACGACTGGCCTGCTCCATTTCCATCCACGGGTCGGTGCCACGCGGGGCAGTGTCCGGCATCATAATCCACATGCCAGCCTGCAGAGCCTGCGGCAAGCCCCACCAGCGCTGGTTATCCACACACTGCAGGCCACGCACGGTTTTCATGGCAATGTCTTTCGGTACGTTCACCACACTGCCGGCGCGCAGATCGCTCATCACCGCCTGCATGCCGGCCAGGTTACCCAGCACCCAGTAAATTTCTTTGCTTTTGCTCAGTTTCGGGCACTGTTCACCCGGGGCGCCAAACTCGGCCACCATGTGCTGATACGCCTGATACTGGCGCTGCGCCGCCACGGCAAAGGCGCGCTTCTCGCGGATGCGGGCATCTTTGGCTTCGTGAATATTCTGTGCTTTGAACGCGCGGATATACGCCAGTGCTTCTTCATGAGCTTTTTCTTCGGCGCAGGTGCCCATCATCATATTCATGGTGACGGCGGCACGATCCGGCGTATAGGTCAGCTCGGTGAACGACATCAGCGCCGGTGACAGTGCGCTGGTCATGCCACAGGCCTGCTCGGGGTCGGACGATTTCATGGTGTAAGGAATGGCGTAATCTTCGGTGAAATCGTATGCAAACCAACCCGTGGTGCGGTAAATCGTGCTGCAGCCGGTAACGGTGCTGAGTGCCAGCACAACCAGCGTAAAACGCGCGAGGAAAGACATGGTGCCCCCAGTTTCAATCAATGTTGTTGTTATTCTGACGGGGATACTACCCCACTGCCCTATGGCAGCCCAAGTGCAGTATGACAATACGCGCCGCCGATACCTTGGCCGTACTGTCTCCCGGCCCGCGACATTAGAGCCAATTACCTATTTCGGGAAGGTTCGATCCGGCCGCGCCGCCGACCCGATGGCCCATATTCACTGTCACAAAATTTAAACTTGGCAGCGTCTTTGCGTGCTTGCATAGTGAAGCCGGCCGGTGCTTACCGGCCAGCCGTTGATGACTGCCCCGCCATGTTCAGGAGAATACCTTTATGGCCGCACGCAAATCCGCAACCAAGCTGTACGTTCTGGATACCAATGTTCTGATCCACGACCCCGCCGCGCTGCTGAATTTCGAAGAGCATCAGGTGGTGATTCCGATGACGGTACTGGAGGAGCTGGATAAGTTAAAAATGGGCAAGGCGGGTGTTGCTGCCGATTGCCGCGAAGCCATCCGTAAAATTGATCATATTATTGGCCACGCCTCGCCGACTGAAATTGCCCTCGGCGTGCCCATCATCCGCGCCGGCGGCGCCGCCATGGGGCATCTGTCGATTCTGCTGGATAACTTTGATGCACCACGCCGTTCACTGCCACCGGATCTGAACGACAATAAAATTATTAACAGCCTGGTCGGGCTGCAGGAAAAATACCCCAACCGCGATGTGGTGCTGATTACCAAAGACATCAACATGCGCCTGAAGGCGCGCGGTTGCGGCATCGCCGCCGAAGATTATCAGACCGATCAGCTGGTTTCGGACGTTGCCTTACTGGAAACCGGGTATCTTGCGGTTGCAGGCTCATTCTGGGATAC is part of the Venatoribacter cucullus genome and encodes:
- a CDS encoding OmpA family protein, giving the protein MNENELEQLKEQEGHWVAVSDLMAGLMMVFMLVAVVFMINVETERNKIRDVAILYDTLRTQLYEDLQREFAPDMERWGAELDKDLAFRFNNSEVLFDQGDAVLKREFEAILADFFPRYIRIITQEQYRDDILEVRIEGHTSSAWSGAASDDDSYIRNMNLSQQRTRSTLAYVLGLPPVQADKNWLKSHLTANGLSSAKVIRNEQGTENPDRSRRVEFRVRTDAESRIATILDQIAP
- a CDS encoding putative solute-binding protein, which produces MLRWILLLALTGSAASWANLEKRTFCVYDPLGANGSVFGLSRDYSTAALEWGVDLNLRAYTDEKIAIDDFKAQQCDAVLMTGARARPFNKFAATIEAIGGVPTHSVMRSLIQTISAPQAARLMEEGRYEVAGILPAGPIYLFVRDRNVDTVEELSGKRIATFEYDEPSIKLVNHVGASVVPSNSANFSGRFNNGSVDVAYAPAVAYKPLEMYKGLANNGGVVRFNLAYLDFQMIIYKDRFPAGFGQKSREKAASMFDQMMAHIDRDTAEIDQKYWIELSQENVDKYNEMLRSVRIGLRDEGVYDGRMLRLMRRVRCQETPAAAECAEQLE
- a CDS encoding M48 family metallopeptidase, whose product is MKTPLPSGNPQLPDTINNQDTHPLADFLWLAAGLLGTLVLLMLVLAVAAHWLGPRLPYQWERQWLSGDTPVSSEAMATADEGQQALQQLLDKLLQQEAEPLPVSVHWLPDEALPNAFATLGGHIFITQGLVQQVSSENALAMVLAHEYAHIEQRHPAILLLEQLSFMVLATLMGSDVTGTLGQHTGMLTIMAFSRDMERDADARALQLLQQHYGHTGGASEFFDNMLQQRDEPGWSAMFQTHPLTAERIERIAATQPGSGALTPLPAVFKAP
- a CDS encoding YbjQ family protein, whose translation is MEQLLTFLVLLALGFGFGRWAEKRHYRSIHAREAILRGLIVVPDRMPPIQYQHYHSNLVTGSVVVSVDYFKTVAAGLRSFIGGRIGAYESLLDRARREAILRMQEDALRQGAEAVFNLKFETARIGQNAGKGLGSVEVLAYGTALIPPQHPLP
- the trxB gene encoding thioredoxin-disulfide reductase; its protein translation is MSEARHIKLLILGSGPAGYTAAVYAARANLKPVIITGMQMGGQLTTTTEVDNWPGDAMGVQGPELMERMKAHAERFETEIVFDQISSVDLQQRPFRLKGDSGEYTCDALIIATGASAKYLGLPSEEAFKGRGVSACATCDGFFYRKKRVAVIGGGNTAVEEALYLSNIAAEVVVVHRRDRFSSEKILADKLLDKAANGNVKILWNSELDEVLGDDAGVTGMRIKNRDTGATENIDLEGIFVAIGHSPNTGIFAGQLEMKDGYLVVQSGLAGNATQTSIEGVFAAGDVSDHIYRQAITSAGTGCMAALDAERYLDNL
- a CDS encoding TRAP transporter large permease subunit; this encodes MEQTLRVGHRTAYEWLAALPAFLVLVFVVVLNTSSSLHAQLLQLGESMWSGYFQLRIDPVQPGCNPAMDIDAELQRLIHQANNSVDEFDLFAPEPVNEGALRQSLLASQLQCAERHALYESAVERITPGVQIFRTIELGIAGFGEFGMNAQRIMLAVLVLICGLTALFRRHHIALRPMETEMDYRVAAGAQLIASTILFYSVYSFKDVAVNSGVAISTQHHILHHLWIIGFAFILLLSLYQFLFIPKEAKPGGSFLKAQLAVPLYATMCIISGTYFIMSGHSAGIGIYLNQMMELSQLFLNVGLYVWIGMLLKRTELAQKVFAVFRPFNLPPELLAVVVVAIAAIPTAYTGASGIFVIAVGGLIYMELRRAGARRQLALAATAMSGSLGVVLRPCLLVVIIAALNNEVTTDQLFGWGVKVFFLTTLLFAMMALITRQGPARLEIPQDVFPQFLQALKPLLPYVVIIGITLLIYAQALNAYLDEFSAPFILPVLLLVILIYERLMQEKDVLKRENLNIDYVENRLEQSWTDLRVGNDSLEKTIREATTETTGHIGALLMLMGLSVSIGGVIERAEIMHMVPLVFESPWAAMAVLVGILVVIGMVMDPYGAVILVSATIASVAYNNGIHPVHFWMVTLVAFELGYLSPPVALNHLLTRQVVGEEEVRLAKEETVGQSFWYRHEKMLLPLVSMGIALAIVAFVPLAIGYD
- a CDS encoding YbjQ family protein gives rise to the protein MLISNMEVVPGKRVVRHLGLVQGSTVRAKHAGRDLMAGLKNIFGGELKGYTELLSESRDEALNRMTEQARLLGANAVLNVRFSTSSVAAGAAEIFAYGSAVQLEDR